The sequence AAAATAGCATAGTCTGGTTTAGTGGTGTTGACATCCTACAAAAATACACTTGCAGGGCATTCAAAAGAATTGACCTTGAGTACTTGCTGTCCAGTAGAGGCAAGTCACATTTAAAATCATATTGTCTCTATTGTTGGGGTGATGCGCCTCTGACTATGTCTTCTGTAAACTGGTCCACAAGAAAAGCAacagtgcattttttttgttgatgagTGAGTCAAGAGACTCACAGTAAGAGGCAACAGTGTAGACAAAGTTCCATGATGATTCTTGACTGCAATACCATTTTTTCTTGTCTTGGCAGACAAGAAAACTGAAGAGTCCATGGTGGAATGCTTGCTGGGACTACTTGACATTGAATACCATAAGTGGTCTTTCTTCACGCCTCTGCCACGGGCTCTTCTTATTCTCGCCTTCATCGTCCTTGTCATCTCCATCATTGTCATCGTCATCAGGGCTGGTTTCCAAATCCCTGCGGGCTTCTGTGTTGCTACTGTGGCCACTGTAGTCCCGGCTGCGTCCTTTACGTGGAAATGTTCCACCCTTGGCCTCAGGAGTGTCATCAAGTAGTGGTGCCATTGAACCATCCTCTGGTGCGTAGGGGCCTTTGTGGCTTTCACTGCTGGTGCTAGGCTTAGTGCTGTCAATGACTGGGAGCTTAGAGTAGATTTTGCCATGGGCCTTTCGCTCACCCCCTTCCCttgcttttctttcctctttgcTTTTTCTCTGGGAAGACCTTCCTGCATTCCCTGGGTATGTCTCTGCATGGTGCTCTTGGGGTGCCCGTAGAGGCTCATTACCCAGCTCGATGTAGGAGTGCCGGACTAGTGAATTGGCACGGCCATCAAGGGACACAAACCAGGCCATAGGATGAGGCTTTACACCCAGTTCCAGTAGCTTTTTCTCTGTGAGAGCCTTCAGCTCTCCATTCATCTGTGTCATGGTAGATTCGTTGAAAAGCACAGGGATGTGGACTGGGCTGGTGGAGGCATCTGAATTCCAGTTCTGAGACACTGACCCCTCTCCTTGCTGGCTAGCTTTTTCTGTCTCATTCTGCAGCTTGGcatcctgctgctgctgttgacTCTGCTGGCAAGGTAATGTCATGCTTACCTGAATGGCCTCCACATCATGCTGCAGCTGCTGCTGCCTTTCCACAGCCTGTTCCATGGATGACAGATCTGTGGAGAGGCGCATGTAATGTGCTGGGATGACTAAAGTGGGAACAACACTGTGGTACATGCTGTCCTTCATTTGCTCCATGGAATGGCAGAAGACGAGCTGGCCTGGCTGTGCATTCATGGAGACAGGTCTGTTTAAATTATCTGCAGCCTGAGAGGCAGAGTACTCTGGGGGCTTGCTGTCCCGTCTTTGCTCCTGGTAGAGACCAGAAAATGGGAGCAGCTGTGGGGGAGAAGGAGGATCAGATGTATAACCTTGGTTGTCCTTGGCATTATGGGGATGACGATGGTTCCTACGATCATCAGAATCATTTGTTGGACTATAACTCATTCGATGGTCATCTTGCAGAAGGAGATCTAAGTTGTTGGTATTGTTAGAACACAAGACATGCAGTGGGAAGCTCTCGCCTTGTTTGCTGTTCCCCTTGGAATGGCGTTGCTTGCGCCTGAAAAAGTCTTCCCTTGAGCTGTGCAAGTCCTTTGTAGAGGACAGGTCCGATTTCACACCAGCTCCAGTGGAGGAAGCTGTCTCCAAATGTCCTCCACTTATGAGGTTAAGATGGGAAGTGGATGTACCCTGGTCCCTTTTGGCACTCTCCAGAGTAGATGAGATATACATTTTACGGCGATGTTGCCTGGGTTTCAGGCATCTCCTCCTGGCAGAAAAAGAATGTTTGTGATGAGCATGAGAGAAAAAATACTACTGAATttctatatacactatatggatAAAAGTATGTTGACACCACATTATCATAAACATATTAGCTCTTGCTGAACATTCCTCTTCAAAATCATTAATAACAagtttgttgattttatagACAACTGATTTTCTAGCCAATTGTTAGCTTCCACCATTGTGGCAACAGCTTTCTGCTTATTTATTAGTCTATATACAAATAGGTCTTAAGCTAGTATTCACAGTATCCACTTCAGTCCCACAGCTATGCTTTTTGTACAGGTGGCCTCACCCCCAAGTAAAAAGAGCCATTAATCTGTTTTGGCTTTTGTGGTTCGATCTGTTCAACATGGACAGTTGGACTTCAGATACCTGCAGTGGTAGAGCAACATGCAGAGCAGGATGAGAACCAGTAAGGCCATAAAACCCAGAATTGTCAGAAGGAAGATGGTGTGGTACGTAGTGATATCTCTCAGGCCAGAGTTGTTCAGCACTTTGCCTGGaacagaaatatgaaaatacTATAATTCTTGCTAACCTCTGATTTACAAAACATATTAGag is a genomic window of Tachysurus fulvidraco isolate hzauxx_2018 chromosome 15, HZAU_PFXX_2.0, whole genome shotgun sequence containing:
- the fam171a2a gene encoding protein FAM171A2; translation: MPPPRISRIFAFTLLLCGVWLKSAAQRGAFEVLIKVQIFDNGDLSSLKEAAVQVHGNQSILASGLTREDGIVTVNFLYRPGTWVIVSASKHGFVTNSAPWHANRIPLYASVSLYLLPQRPATLLLYDDVVQLLLGSPGSKNHPWVQLQRKAIGPTVNASQVTLSAMLTSTRSQYELGGFPYPLGLENNSTGLNNSWVELTAVAAVCATLTGPNGTEVQVSEPIHVSVPLPSDSPVKSATSVPIWRFEDRTGLWIRSGVGYIKKDGSHMTWSFVASQLGYCLAAFPSAGGKVLNNSGLRDITTYHTIFLLTILGFMALLVLILLCMLLYHCRRRCLKPRQHRRKMYISSTLESAKRDQGTSTSHLNLISGGHLETASSTGAGVKSDLSSTKDLHSSREDFFRRKQRHSKGNSKQGESFPLHVLCSNNTNNLDLLLQDDHRMSYSPTNDSDDRRNHRHPHNAKDNQGYTSDPPSPPQLLPFSGLYQEQRRDSKPPEYSASQAADNLNRPVSMNAQPGQLVFCHSMEQMKDSMYHSVVPTLVIPAHYMRLSTDLSSMEQAVERQQQLQHDVEAIQVSMTLPCQQSQQQQQDAKLQNETEKASQQGEGSVSQNWNSDASTSPVHIPVLFNESTMTQMNGELKALTEKKLLELGVKPHPMAWFVSLDGRANSLVRHSYIELGNEPLRAPQEHHAETYPGNAGRSSQRKSKEERKAREGGERKAHGKIYSKLPVIDSTKPSTSSESHKGPYAPEDGSMAPLLDDTPEAKGGTFPRKGRSRDYSGHSSNTEARRDLETSPDDDDNDGDDKDDEGENKKSPWQRREERPLMVFNVK